From the genome of Azospirillum brasilense, one region includes:
- the nhaA gene encoding Na+/H+ antiporter NhaA, translating into MDAHRQPAGRRPAAFIREFMSNEASGGILLMVAAALALVVANSPLSTAYFDTLHTYILGLSIGHWINDGLMAVFFLLVGLEIKREMLDGQLSTWSCRVLPGVAAAGGMLVPALVYLAFNAGNPATVNGWAIPAATDIAFALGVLSLLGPRVPVSLKIFLTALAIIDDLGAVIIIALFYTADLSLPALGVAALLLAALIGLNRFGVRSLFPYLVLGAGLWGAVLLSGVHATLAGVTLALTIPLRPAAGEAADPHAPLLRLEHGIHPWVAFLIVPVFGFANAGVSFAGMDASILTGPLPLGIALGLFLGKMVGVFGTAWLTIRLGFAGMPAGASTAQLYGVALLCGIGFTMSLFIGALAFPTSPELGDAVKVGVFAGSILSATAGALVLRLVSAKDAAPALQAAGTDRRA; encoded by the coding sequence ATGGATGCTCACAGGCAACCCGCCGGCCGGCGCCCGGCAGCCTTCATCCGGGAGTTCATGAGCAACGAGGCCTCGGGCGGCATCCTGCTGATGGTCGCCGCGGCGCTGGCTCTGGTGGTGGCGAACTCCCCCCTGTCCACCGCTTATTTCGACACGCTCCACACCTACATCCTCGGGCTCAGCATCGGCCATTGGATCAACGATGGCCTGATGGCGGTCTTCTTCCTGCTGGTCGGGCTGGAGATCAAGCGGGAGATGCTGGATGGCCAGCTTTCCACTTGGTCGTGCCGCGTCCTGCCCGGTGTCGCGGCGGCGGGCGGCATGCTGGTGCCGGCGCTGGTCTATCTCGCCTTCAACGCCGGCAACCCGGCCACGGTCAACGGCTGGGCCATCCCGGCGGCGACCGACATCGCCTTCGCGCTCGGCGTCCTGTCGCTGCTCGGGCCGCGCGTCCCCGTCTCCCTGAAGATCTTCCTGACCGCCCTGGCGATCATCGACGATCTGGGCGCCGTCATCATCATCGCCCTGTTCTACACCGCCGACCTGTCCCTGCCGGCGCTCGGCGTGGCGGCGCTGCTCCTGGCGGCGCTCATCGGCCTGAACCGGTTCGGCGTGCGCAGCCTCTTTCCCTATCTGGTCCTCGGTGCGGGCCTGTGGGGCGCGGTCCTGCTCTCCGGCGTGCACGCGACGCTGGCCGGCGTGACCCTGGCCCTGACCATTCCGCTGCGCCCCGCCGCCGGCGAGGCGGCGGACCCGCACGCGCCGCTGCTCCGGCTGGAGCATGGCATCCACCCCTGGGTGGCCTTCCTGATCGTCCCAGTCTTCGGCTTCGCCAACGCGGGCGTGTCCTTCGCCGGAATGGACGCCTCGATCCTCACCGGCCCGCTGCCGCTGGGCATCGCGCTTGGCCTGTTCCTCGGCAAGATGGTCGGCGTGTTCGGCACCGCCTGGCTGACCATCCGGCTGGGCTTCGCCGGCATGCCGGCCGGGGCCAGCACCGCGCAGCTCTACGGCGTCGCCCTGCTGTGCGGCATCGGCTTCACCATGAGCCTGTTCATCGGAGCGCTGGCCTTCCCGACCTCGCCGGAGCTGGGCGACGCGGTGAAGGTGGGTGTCTTCGCCGGCTCGATCCTGTCGGCGACGGCGGGCGCCTTGGTTCTGCGGCTGGTGTCGGCCAAGGACGCCGCGCCGGCCCTGCAGGCCGCGGGCACCGACCGCCGCGCGTAA
- a CDS encoding ketopantoate reductase family protein: MRIAIMGAGAVGGYFGARLAATHGAEVHFIARGRHLEAIRRGGLRIKSEAAPLHLTDVRATDDPAEVGPVDLVLFAVKLWDTDRAAEACRPLVKPGTVVVTVQNGVTGMDTLCQLLGREHVAGGVAHIGATIAAPGVIRHTGTLARLTYGELDGRPSPRLTAFHALAEAAGFEAVLSAAILRAQWEKFAFLAPFSGVTALTRQPAGVIRRVPESRALFLDAVAEVARLARARDIDLGTGIVARVEALLDGLPPAMTSSMLNDLTRGGRLELPWLSGAVVQLGSELGVPTPVHRVVAAALAPYADGPP, encoded by the coding sequence ATGCGCATCGCAATCATGGGGGCGGGCGCGGTCGGCGGCTATTTCGGCGCGCGCCTCGCGGCGACCCACGGAGCCGAGGTGCATTTCATCGCCCGCGGCCGGCATCTGGAAGCCATCCGCCGCGGAGGCCTGCGCATCAAGAGCGAGGCCGCCCCCCTGCATCTGACCGACGTCCGCGCGACCGACGACCCGGCGGAGGTCGGGCCGGTCGACCTCGTGCTGTTCGCCGTCAAGCTGTGGGACACCGACCGCGCCGCGGAGGCCTGCCGCCCCCTGGTGAAGCCGGGCACCGTGGTCGTCACCGTGCAGAACGGCGTCACCGGGATGGACACGCTGTGCCAGCTCCTCGGGCGGGAGCATGTGGCGGGCGGCGTCGCCCACATCGGCGCCACCATCGCCGCCCCCGGCGTGATCCGCCACACCGGGACGCTGGCCCGCCTGACCTACGGGGAACTGGACGGGCGCCCCTCGCCCCGGCTGACCGCCTTCCACGCTCTGGCCGAGGCGGCCGGGTTCGAGGCGGTGCTGTCCGCGGCGATCCTGCGCGCGCAGTGGGAGAAGTTCGCCTTCCTGGCGCCCTTCAGCGGGGTCACCGCGCTGACCCGCCAGCCCGCCGGGGTGATCCGCCGCGTTCCGGAAAGCCGCGCCCTGTTCCTCGACGCGGTGGCGGAGGTCGCCCGGCTGGCCCGCGCCCGCGACATCGATCTGGGCACCGGCATCGTCGCCCGCGTCGAGGCGCTGCTCGACGGCCTGCCGCCCGCCATGACCTCCTCCATGCTGAACGACCTGACGCGGGGCGGGCGGCTGGAGCTGCCCTGGCTGTCCGGGGCGGTGGTGCAGCTCGGCTCGGAGCTGGGGGTGCCGACGCCCGTCCACCGGGTGGTCGCGGCGGCCCTGGCACCCTACGCCGACGGACCGCCCTGA
- a CDS encoding cache domain-containing protein: MSAFVRVPPLRVLRGLLTALLIVALHPAGAHAQPGDPEREQVRAVALKAAELIAARGLEAAAAAFNRDGEFKHGALYVTVIDFAGVWKVYPPRPAGVGVSVINVKDPDGRDIVRDILSVARDAGEGWVEYRWLNPASDRIEPKTTFVKRVPGQDLVAYVGLYH, from the coding sequence ATGAGCGCCTTCGTCCGAGTGCCGCCGCTCCGCGTCCTACGGGGCTTGCTGACCGCCCTTCTGATCGTAGCGCTCCACCCCGCGGGTGCCCACGCCCAGCCCGGTGATCCGGAGCGGGAGCAGGTCCGCGCCGTTGCGCTGAAGGCGGCGGAGCTGATCGCCGCCCGGGGGCTGGAGGCCGCGGCGGCGGCGTTCAACCGCGACGGGGAGTTCAAGCACGGGGCGCTCTACGTCACGGTCATCGACTTCGCCGGGGTGTGGAAGGTCTATCCGCCGCGGCCCGCCGGGGTCGGGGTCAGCGTGATCAACGTGAAGGACCCGGACGGCCGCGACATCGTCCGCGACATCCTGTCGGTGGCGCGGGACGCGGGCGAGGGCTGGGTGGAATACCGCTGGCTGAACCCGGCCAGCGACCGGATCGAGCCGAAAACCACCTTCGTGAAACGGGTGCCGGGCCAGGATCTGGTCGCCTATGTCGGGCTGTACCATTGA
- a CDS encoding DoxX family protein: MTSYNFDRTRGADREATGAQDALLLAARLLIGAIFVESGFGKLMNLGGFAESLGGQGLPMPMLLAALGGAVECFGGLAVVLGAWTRLAAAALVLFTIMATLIAHRYWTYPPEAQGMQRIQFMKNLAIIGGFLALIASGAGRFSVDGMMHRR; the protein is encoded by the coding sequence ATGACCTCCTACAATTTCGACCGGACGCGGGGAGCGGACCGCGAGGCGACGGGCGCGCAGGACGCGCTGCTGCTGGCCGCAAGGCTTCTGATCGGAGCGATCTTCGTGGAAAGCGGCTTCGGCAAGCTGATGAATCTCGGCGGCTTCGCTGAAAGTCTGGGCGGGCAGGGGCTGCCGATGCCGATGCTGCTGGCCGCGCTGGGCGGTGCGGTGGAGTGCTTCGGCGGGCTGGCCGTGGTGCTGGGAGCCTGGACGCGGCTGGCCGCCGCGGCGTTGGTCCTCTTCACCATCATGGCGACGCTGATCGCTCACCGCTACTGGACCTACCCGCCGGAGGCCCAGGGGATGCAGCGCATCCAGTTCATGAAGAACCTCGCCATCATCGGCGGCTTCCTCGCGCTGATCGCCTCCGGGGCCGGGCGGTTCAGCGTCGATGGGATGATGCATCGGCGGTAA
- a CDS encoding Dps family protein, with protein sequence MQIDIGIAEADRKAIAEGLNNVLADTFALYLKTHSFHWNVTGPMFNTLHTMFMTQYTELWTALDEVAERIRALGYPAPGSFSQFTKLASIKEEQGVPNAQEMLRQLVEGHEAVARTARKVFPTAEEANDQPTADLLTQRLQIHEKTAWMLRSMLE encoded by the coding sequence ATGCAGATCGACATCGGGATCGCGGAAGCCGACCGCAAGGCCATTGCCGAAGGCCTGAACAACGTGCTTGCCGACACCTTCGCCCTGTACCTGAAGACGCACTCCTTCCACTGGAACGTCACAGGGCCGATGTTCAACACGCTCCACACCATGTTCATGACCCAGTACACGGAGCTGTGGACCGCCCTGGACGAGGTGGCGGAGCGCATCCGCGCCCTCGGCTATCCGGCGCCGGGCAGCTTCTCGCAGTTCACCAAGCTCGCCTCGATCAAGGAGGAGCAGGGCGTTCCGAACGCCCAGGAGATGCTGCGCCAGCTCGTCGAGGGACATGAGGCCGTCGCCCGCACCGCCCGGAAGGTCTTCCCGACCGCCGAGGAGGCCAACGACCAGCCGACCGCCGACCTGCTGACCCAGCGCCTGCAGATCCACGAGAAGACCGCCTGGATGCTGCGCTCCATGCTGGAGTAG
- the trxB gene encoding thioredoxin-disulfide reductase: protein MPSTHHTKVLIIGAGPAGYTAAIYAARANLQPLMVQGMQPGGQLMITTDVENYPGFADPIQGPWLMEQMQKQAEHVGTKMVFDLITDVDFSQRPFVCKGDSGDTYTADSVIIATGAQARWLGISSEEIYRGFGVSACATCDGFFFRGKEIAVIGGGNSAVEEALYLTNHASKVTVIHRRDSFRAERIMQDRLFRNPKIEVVWDSVVEEIVGEGDGSLGNPRGVTGVRVKNVKSGEERVIPVAGVFVAIGHVPATAVFQGKVETDSEGYIVTAPDSTATNVPGVFAAGDVKDKIYRQAVTAAGMGCMAALEAERWLAHHEGEPSPAGNW from the coding sequence ATGCCCAGCACCCACCACACCAAGGTTCTCATCATCGGCGCCGGTCCTGCCGGCTACACCGCGGCCATCTACGCGGCGCGCGCCAACCTGCAGCCGCTGATGGTGCAGGGCATGCAGCCGGGCGGCCAGCTCATGATCACCACCGACGTCGAGAATTATCCCGGCTTCGCCGACCCCATCCAGGGGCCGTGGCTGATGGAGCAGATGCAGAAGCAGGCGGAGCATGTCGGGACCAAGATGGTCTTCGACCTGATCACCGACGTCGACTTCAGCCAGCGCCCCTTCGTCTGCAAGGGCGACTCGGGCGACACCTACACCGCCGACAGCGTCATCATCGCGACCGGCGCGCAGGCCCGCTGGCTGGGCATCTCCAGCGAGGAGATCTACCGCGGCTTCGGCGTGTCGGCCTGCGCCACCTGCGACGGCTTCTTCTTCCGCGGCAAGGAGATCGCGGTGATCGGCGGCGGCAACTCCGCGGTGGAGGAGGCGCTGTACCTCACCAACCACGCCTCCAAGGTGACGGTCATCCACCGCCGCGACAGCTTCCGCGCCGAACGGATCATGCAGGACCGGTTGTTCCGCAACCCCAAGATCGAGGTGGTCTGGGACAGCGTCGTCGAGGAGATCGTCGGCGAGGGCGACGGCTCGCTGGGCAACCCGCGCGGCGTCACCGGCGTGCGCGTGAAGAACGTGAAGTCGGGCGAGGAGCGGGTGATCCCGGTGGCCGGCGTCTTCGTCGCCATCGGCCATGTCCCGGCCACCGCCGTCTTCCAGGGCAAGGTGGAGACCGACTCCGAGGGCTACATCGTCACCGCCCCCGACTCGACGGCCACCAACGTGCCGGGCGTCTTCGCCGCGGGCGACGTGAAGGACAAGATCTACCGGCAGGCCGTCACCGCCGCCGGGATGGGCTGCATGGCCGCCCTGGAGGCCGAGCGCTGGCTGGCCCACCACGAGGGCGAGCCGAGCCCGGCGGGCAATTGGTAA
- a CDS encoding elongation factor G, producing the protein MPHTQIQTARCAALVGPYLSGKTSLLESLLSAAGATTRKGSVRDGNAVGDSSPEAKARQMSVEVNVASFEFLGERWSVLDCPGSVELACETQSALMVADVAVIVAEAVPEKAVLLAPLFKFLDDNRIPHLLFINKVDSLGDLRVRDVVQAYQAVSARKLVLREVPIREGGKITGFVDLVSERAWHFNPHKPSNLVQIPDSLKDREHEARQEMLEAVADYDDALLEKLLEDVAPDTQEVYDRLASELADDLIVPVFFGSAENDNGIRRLLKALRHEGPDVATSAERAGIPADATVAAQVFKTLNGSHAGKISLARVWRGTVNDGMTLGGERVSGVFRMMGHNQEKLSQAAAGEVVALGRLDKAATGDLLTDKGNAGRAALWPELPPPVFGLALHAQNRNDEVKLTAAIQKLVEEDPSLRLDQSTDTGELVLWGQGDIHLQIAMDRLRNKFNVSVKGVPPQVPYRESIRKGTAHHARYKRQTGGHGQFADIHVEVKPLPRGTGFQFEDGIVGGVVPRQFIPAVETGVRDYAVRGPLGFPVVDFAVKLTGGQFHAVDSSEMAFKTVARQAMTEALPACEPVLLEPILTVSIAVPSDFTSKVQRLVSGRRGQILGYDARPGWQGWDEVKAYLPQAEMHDLIVELRSLSLGVGTFTWSFERLQELTGKAADKAVEIRKETLAAQ; encoded by the coding sequence ATGCCCCATACTCAGATCCAGACGGCCCGCTGCGCTGCGCTGGTCGGCCCCTATCTCAGCGGCAAGACATCGCTTCTGGAAAGCCTGCTGTCCGCCGCCGGGGCGACCACGCGCAAGGGCAGCGTCCGCGACGGCAACGCGGTCGGCGACAGCTCCCCCGAGGCCAAGGCCCGGCAGATGAGCGTCGAGGTCAACGTCGCCTCCTTCGAGTTCCTGGGCGAGCGCTGGAGCGTGCTCGACTGCCCCGGCTCGGTGGAACTGGCCTGCGAGACGCAGAGCGCCCTGATGGTGGCGGACGTCGCCGTGATCGTCGCCGAGGCGGTGCCGGAAAAAGCCGTGCTGCTCGCCCCCCTGTTCAAGTTCCTCGACGACAACCGCATCCCCCACCTGCTGTTCATCAACAAGGTGGACAGCCTGGGCGACCTGCGGGTTCGCGACGTGGTGCAGGCCTATCAGGCGGTGTCGGCGCGCAAGCTGGTGCTCCGCGAGGTGCCGATCCGCGAGGGCGGGAAGATCACCGGCTTCGTCGATCTGGTCAGCGAGCGCGCTTGGCACTTCAACCCGCACAAGCCGTCCAACCTCGTCCAGATCCCCGACAGCCTGAAGGACCGCGAGCACGAGGCCCGGCAGGAGATGCTGGAGGCGGTGGCCGACTACGACGATGCCCTGCTGGAAAAGCTGCTGGAGGACGTCGCCCCCGACACGCAGGAGGTCTATGACCGGCTGGCCAGCGAGCTGGCCGACGATCTGATCGTCCCGGTCTTCTTCGGCTCGGCGGAGAACGACAACGGCATCCGCCGCCTGCTGAAGGCGTTGCGCCACGAGGGGCCGGACGTCGCCACCTCGGCGGAGCGCGCCGGCATCCCGGCGGATGCCACGGTGGCGGCCCAGGTCTTCAAGACGTTGAACGGCTCCCACGCCGGCAAGATCAGCCTCGCCCGGGTCTGGCGCGGTACGGTCAACGACGGCATGACGCTGGGCGGGGAGCGGGTGTCCGGCGTCTTCCGCATGATGGGCCACAATCAGGAGAAGCTGTCCCAGGCGGCGGCCGGCGAGGTGGTGGCGCTCGGCCGGCTGGACAAGGCGGCGACCGGTGACTTGCTGACCGACAAGGGCAACGCCGGCCGGGCGGCGCTGTGGCCGGAGCTGCCGCCGCCCGTCTTCGGCCTCGCCCTGCACGCCCAGAACCGCAACGACGAGGTGAAGCTGACCGCCGCCATCCAGAAGCTGGTCGAGGAGGACCCGTCCCTGCGTCTGGACCAGTCCACCGACACCGGCGAGCTGGTGCTGTGGGGCCAGGGCGACATCCATCTCCAGATCGCCATGGACCGGCTGCGCAACAAGTTCAACGTCTCGGTCAAGGGCGTGCCGCCGCAGGTGCCCTACCGCGAGTCGATCCGCAAGGGCACGGCCCACCACGCCCGCTACAAGCGGCAGACCGGCGGACACGGCCAGTTCGCCGACATCCATGTCGAAGTGAAGCCGTTGCCCCGCGGCACCGGCTTCCAGTTTGAGGACGGCATCGTCGGCGGCGTCGTGCCGCGCCAGTTCATCCCGGCGGTGGAGACCGGCGTGCGCGACTACGCGGTGCGCGGGCCGCTGGGCTTCCCCGTGGTCGATTTCGCGGTGAAGCTGACCGGCGGCCAGTTCCACGCCGTGGACAGCTCCGAGATGGCCTTCAAGACGGTGGCGCGGCAGGCGATGACCGAGGCGCTTCCGGCCTGCGAGCCGGTGCTTCTGGAACCGATCCTGACCGTCTCCATCGCCGTGCCCAGCGACTTCACCTCGAAGGTGCAGCGGCTGGTCAGCGGACGGCGTGGGCAGATCCTCGGCTACGACGCGCGCCCCGGCTGGCAGGGCTGGGACGAGGTGAAGGCCTATCTGCCGCAGGCAGAGATGCACGACCTGATCGTCGAGCTGCGCTCCCTCTCCCTCGGCGTCGGCACCTTCACCTGGAGCTTCGAGCGGCTGCAGGAGCTGACCGGCAAGGCCGCCGACAAGGCGGTGGAGATCCGCAAGGAGACGCTGGCCGCGCAATAA